Proteins from a genomic interval of Undibacterium parvum:
- a CDS encoding DUF3579 domain-containing protein has protein sequence MADSIKNVSIAKREFFIHGLTSDGKQFRPSDWAERLCGAMSCFRPDAGRNAHLLYSPYVRPILLNGVRSVVVDEAIREIEPLAYHFVLSFAKDNDLQIIEACLLPDAADKSAAK, from the coding sequence ATGGCCGATTCCATCAAAAATGTTTCCATCGCTAAGCGCGAGTTTTTCATTCACGGTCTTACCAGTGATGGCAAACAATTTCGTCCCAGCGATTGGGCCGAACGTCTGTGCGGTGCCATGTCATGTTTTCGCCCGGATGCCGGTCGCAACGCCCACTTGTTGTATTCCCCTTATGTGCGCCCCATCTTGCTCAACGGAGTACGCTCTGTGGTGGTGGATGAGGCGATCCGAGAGATCGAGCCTTTGGCCTATCATTTTGTCTTGAGTTTCGCGAAAGACAACGACCTGCAAATCATCGAAGCCTGTCTGTTGCCAGATGCTGCCGATAAATCTGCTGCAAAATAA
- a CDS encoding LysR family transcriptional regulator produces the protein MHISKVDLNLFTVFDAIYSEGSVTRASQKLHLTQPAISHALARLRLVFDDALFIRQGHAMVSTPLARNIIEPVRLALRGLEVTLSDAGKFDALSATNQFNLALRDVLESTVLPPLLHNICGQAPLVNLAAIQVERRELLNELAAGTLDLAIDMLLPLPNEIRRQKMKQDDTVVLVRSGHPLIQGKLDLDTYLNAEHVLASSRRKGMGLEDFELSRLGLQRRIRLRCQHYYAACRVISQTDMLLTMPEGYARIANEQFGNQILPLPLPMPSWDVYMYWHQNVENDPANRWLRQQVSQAFLCSL, from the coding sequence ATGCATATATCCAAAGTCGATCTAAATCTATTCACGGTGTTTGATGCCATTTACAGTGAAGGCAGCGTCACCCGTGCCAGCCAGAAGCTGCATCTTACCCAGCCAGCCATCAGTCATGCACTGGCGCGCCTGCGCTTGGTCTTTGACGATGCCCTGTTCATCAGGCAAGGTCATGCCATGGTGTCCACGCCGCTGGCGCGCAATATCATAGAACCTGTCAGGCTGGCCCTGCGCGGCTTAGAAGTGACGCTGAGCGACGCCGGGAAATTTGATGCCCTGTCGGCCACTAATCAATTTAATCTGGCGCTGCGTGATGTACTGGAATCTACCGTGCTGCCGCCGCTACTGCACAACATCTGCGGGCAAGCACCGCTGGTAAATCTAGCCGCGATCCAGGTTGAAAGACGTGAATTGCTCAATGAATTGGCAGCCGGCACGCTCGATCTGGCGATCGACATGTTGCTGCCACTGCCAAATGAGATACGCCGCCAAAAGATGAAGCAGGACGATACGGTAGTACTGGTGCGCAGTGGCCATCCCCTAATTCAGGGCAAGCTGGATTTGGATACCTACCTGAACGCCGAACACGTACTGGCCAGTTCGCGTCGAAAAGGCATGGGATTAGAAGATTTTGAGTTAAGTCGGCTCGGTTTGCAGCGTCGCATACGCCTACGCTGCCAGCATTATTATGCCGCGTGCAGAGTGATTAGCCAGACCGATATGCTGTTGACCATGCCGGAAGGCTATGCCCGTATCGCCAATGAACAATTTGGCAATCAGATTTTGCCCTTACCGCTACCTATGCCGTCTTGGGATGTGTATATGTATTGGCATCAGAATGTAGAGAATGACCCGGCCAACCGCTGGCTACGTCAGCAAGTCTCGCAAGCTTTTTTATGCAGTCTTTAA
- a CDS encoding histidine phosphatase family protein — MAQIYLIRHGQASFGSQNYDQLSDLGLEQAQILGRWWAARDLSSTRIVSGKMQRHLQTARACIAQLTGMPETQLNSEDWHSDFGFNEYNHHEVLARHVPAFDDPAEVKKFLMNTPDGKSAFQEIFAQAIARWMSGHFDHDYAETWASFRQRCVDALQRQMMHVDPARNILIFTSGGTISALCQHVLGFPDARFAELNWSLVNSGVTRFHLQPALSAEQPAKLALAYLNNFSHLEQLNRSELISYV, encoded by the coding sequence ATGGCGCAAATTTACTTGATCCGGCATGGTCAAGCTTCTTTCGGAAGTCAAAATTATGATCAGTTGTCCGATCTCGGGCTTGAACAAGCGCAGATACTAGGGCGCTGGTGGGCGGCACGCGATTTAAGTTCTACCCGGATTGTCAGCGGAAAAATGCAGCGCCATCTGCAAACTGCCCGTGCCTGCATCGCGCAGTTGACGGGCATGCCAGAGACGCAGTTGAACAGCGAGGATTGGCATAGCGATTTTGGCTTCAATGAATACAATCACCACGAAGTGCTGGCCAGGCATGTGCCAGCCTTCGACGATCCGGCTGAAGTAAAGAAATTTCTAATGAATACGCCGGATGGCAAAAGCGCTTTTCAAGAAATTTTTGCGCAGGCGATCGCGCGCTGGATGTCGGGTCACTTTGATCACGACTACGCCGAGACCTGGGCTAGTTTTCGGCAGCGCTGTGTGGATGCCTTGCAGCGACAGATGATGCATGTCGACCCCGCCAGAAATATCCTCATCTTCACTTCGGGCGGCACTATTTCTGCGCTGTGCCAGCACGTTTTGGGTTTTCCGGATGCGCGTTTTGCCGAGCTCAATTGGTCTTTGGTGAATAGTGGCGTGACCCGCTTCCATCTGCAGCCAGCCCTGTCAGCAGAACAGCCGGCCAAACTGGCTTTGGCTTATTTGAATAATTTTTCGCACCTGGAACAACTCAATCGTTCCGAACTTATTTCCTACGTTTAG
- a CDS encoding acyl-CoA dehydrogenase family protein, translating to MDFQYSPKVQALRARLMAFMDEHIYPNEAVFFGEIEANRKTGNAWIPTKIVEELKAKARAADLWNLFLPESKLGAGLTNLEYAPLCEIMGRSLWSAEVFNCSAPDTGNMEVFARYATPALQDLWLKPLLNGEIRSCFAMTEPEVASSDATNIEASIVRDGDEYIVNGRKWWSSGANDPRCKVFIFMGKSDPQNANRHQQQSMIVVPRDTKGVTILRHLPVFGYDDAPHGHGEVLFENVRVPASNILLGEGRGFEIAQGRLGPGRIHHCMRLIGLAEKALEDMCKRSLNRVAFGKPVAEQGVTLERIANSRILIDQARFLVLNAAQMMDTVGNKAAAKEIAMIKVAAPTMACTVIDWAIQAHGGAGVSNDFGLAYAYAQARTLRLADGPDEVHRNQIGKMELKKYKTQTR from the coding sequence ATGGATTTCCAGTACAGCCCTAAAGTACAAGCACTACGCGCCCGTTTGATGGCTTTCATGGATGAACATATCTATCCGAATGAAGCGGTGTTCTTTGGCGAGATCGAAGCCAATCGCAAGACCGGTAATGCCTGGATACCGACCAAGATCGTCGAAGAACTCAAGGCCAAAGCGCGCGCCGCTGATCTGTGGAATTTGTTCTTACCCGAGTCCAAACTCGGCGCTGGTTTGACTAATCTGGAATACGCACCACTCTGTGAAATCATGGGGCGTTCGCTGTGGTCGGCCGAAGTATTTAATTGCTCCGCCCCAGATACCGGGAATATGGAAGTGTTTGCCCGCTACGCCACGCCAGCGTTACAAGACCTATGGCTCAAGCCCTTATTAAATGGCGAGATACGCTCTTGCTTTGCCATGACCGAACCCGAGGTTGCCTCCTCCGATGCTACCAATATCGAAGCCTCGATAGTGCGCGATGGCGACGAATATATCGTCAACGGCCGCAAATGGTGGTCTTCCGGCGCTAATGATCCACGCTGCAAAGTGTTTATTTTCATGGGCAAGAGCGATCCGCAGAATGCCAATCGCCATCAGCAACAATCGATGATCGTGGTACCACGTGATACTAAGGGCGTGACGATTTTGCGTCACTTGCCGGTGTTCGGTTACGACGACGCGCCGCATGGACATGGTGAAGTGCTGTTTGAGAATGTAAGGGTGCCGGCATCGAATATTTTACTCGGCGAGGGCCGTGGTTTTGAAATCGCTCAGGGACGTCTGGGCCCTGGGCGCATCCATCACTGCATGCGCCTGATCGGCCTGGCTGAAAAAGCGCTGGAAGATATGTGCAAGCGCTCGCTCAACCGGGTCGCGTTTGGCAAACCGGTGGCCGAGCAGGGCGTCACGCTGGAGCGTATCGCTAATTCGCGCATCTTGATAGACCAGGCACGTTTCCTGGTATTGAATGCCGCACAGATGATGGACACGGTAGGCAATAAAGCTGCCGCCAAAGAGATCGCCATGATCAAGGTAGCGGCACCGACTATGGCCTGTACCGTGATCGACTGGGCGATACAGGCGCATGGAGGAGCCGGCGTCTCTAACGATTTTGGTCTGGCGTATGCCTATGCACAGGCGCGCACCTTGCGCCTGGCCGATGGTCCGGACGAAGTGCATCGCAATCAGATTGGCAAGATGGAGCTGAAAAAATATAAAACGCAAACACGCTAA
- a CDS encoding long-chain-fatty-acid--CoA ligase: MTEYSWIKSYPEGVRWDAALTETMLPQLLDDAVKKWAQRPALEFMGRQISYQQLQVMVNQAAKGFQLLGVKPGVHVGLFLPNTPHYVICFFGILRAGGTVVNYSPLDAAKVLEHKIGDSQTDLLVTLDMNMLYPQMAAMLGHTRLKKIIVGSVAEMSPAPEAVRAKLAQAGQLCAIPADAQHLSFSQLCDNDGQFTAIAESDPTQTLAVLQYTGGTTGLPKGAMLTHANLTAACSQIMETLNLKPRVLVEGQERVLAVLPLFHIYALTVDMLFGLRLGAEIVLHTRFDVEAVVKDLAHKKITVFPGVPTMYSAIIHYPAIKEFDLSALKFCNSGGAPLPAEVLQQFQTLTGCSLLEGWGMTETSPTGTFTPLTGARRAGSCGLPTPGIRFKFISVDDPRMTMAQGERGEMCVAGPNIMSGYWNKPEANAEAFTADGFFRTGDVGYMDEDGYIYIVDRTKDMLLCSGYNVYPRTIEEAIYAHPAVAEVSVIGIPDSYRGQSPKAFIKLKDGAATFNLEQLKEFLTQRIGKHEMPQAMEIREQLPKTPVGKLSKRELYEDEARKRAL, translated from the coding sequence ATGACAGAATATTCCTGGATCAAATCTTATCCCGAAGGTGTACGTTGGGATGCAGCACTTACAGAGACGATGCTGCCGCAATTATTAGATGATGCAGTAAAAAAATGGGCGCAGCGCCCAGCGCTGGAGTTCATGGGGCGGCAAATCAGCTATCAACAATTGCAGGTCATGGTGAATCAGGCTGCGAAAGGTTTCCAGCTGCTAGGCGTCAAACCCGGGGTGCATGTAGGTCTGTTTTTACCCAATACGCCGCATTATGTGATTTGCTTTTTCGGCATACTCAGGGCCGGTGGCACCGTGGTCAATTATTCGCCCCTGGATGCGGCTAAAGTGCTGGAGCACAAAATTGGCGATAGCCAGACCGATCTTCTGGTGACGCTGGACATGAACATGCTGTATCCGCAAATGGCCGCAATGTTAGGGCACACGCGTCTGAAAAAAATCATCGTCGGCAGTGTTGCCGAGATGTCGCCTGCCCCCGAGGCGGTGCGCGCTAAACTAGCGCAGGCCGGGCAATTGTGCGCCATCCCGGCAGATGCACAGCATCTGAGTTTTAGCCAGTTATGCGACAACGACGGGCAATTTACAGCGATTGCTGAGAGCGATCCGACACAGACCCTGGCTGTGTTGCAGTACACCGGTGGCACCACCGGCTTGCCCAAGGGCGCGATGCTGACGCATGCCAATCTGACTGCGGCCTGCAGCCAGATCATGGAGACCCTTAATTTAAAGCCGCGGGTGCTGGTGGAAGGTCAGGAGCGGGTGCTAGCCGTATTGCCGCTATTTCATATCTATGCGCTGACCGTGGATATGTTGTTTGGCTTGCGGCTGGGTGCCGAGATCGTCTTGCATACGCGCTTTGATGTGGAGGCGGTAGTCAAAGATCTGGCGCATAAAAAAATCACGGTATTCCCCGGAGTACCGACCATGTACAGCGCCATCATTCATTATCCGGCGATCAAAGAGTTTGATTTAAGCGCTTTGAAGTTTTGTAATTCTGGCGGTGCGCCGCTGCCGGCCGAAGTCTTGCAGCAATTTCAAACTCTGACCGGCTGCAGTTTGCTGGAAGGATGGGGCATGACCGAGACCTCGCCCACCGGCACTTTTACCCCGCTGACAGGTGCGCGCAGAGCTGGCTCTTGCGGTTTGCCTACACCTGGCATACGTTTTAAATTTATCAGTGTCGATGATCCACGTATGACGATGGCACAAGGCGAGCGCGGCGAGATGTGCGTGGCCGGGCCCAATATTATGTCGGGTTACTGGAATAAGCCCGAGGCCAATGCTGAGGCGTTTACCGCCGATGGATTTTTCCGCACCGGTGACGTTGGCTATATGGATGAAGATGGCTACATCTACATCGTCGACCGCACCAAAGACATGCTCTTATGCAGCGGCTATAACGTTTATCCACGCACCATAGAAGAGGCGATTTACGCCCACCCTGCAGTGGCGGAAGTGAGCGTGATCGGCATCCCCGATAGCTATCGCGGCCAATCGCCGAAAGCCTTCATTAAACTCAAAGACGGCGCAGCCACTTTTAATCTGGAGCAGCTGAAAGAATTTTTAACTCAGCGCATAGGCAAACATGAAATGCCGCAAGCAATGGAAATCCGCGAGCAGTTACCCAAGACACCGGTAGGCAAATTATCCAAGCGCGAATTGTATGAGGATGAGGCCAGAAAGCGCGCACTGTGA
- a CDS encoding response regulator, translating into MDNSSTKPSRILIVEDDPKIAALLADYFVASGYLVECLADGISALAQIRQDAPDLLLLDLMLPGLDGLELCKQVRTFSQLPIIMLTAKVDEIDRLLGLESGADDYVCKPFSPREVVARAKVHLRRHSADAGRQNTPAAMAANSPATPRFVVDHAQMRILIDATALPLTPVEFRLLGELISHPDRVYSRQQLLDFAHEDQRDINDRTIDSHIKNIRKKILSRLPDSDYLQSVYGVGYRFELPF; encoded by the coding sequence ATGGACAACTCCAGCACTAAACCTAGCCGCATCCTAATCGTCGAAGACGATCCCAAGATCGCCGCCTTGCTGGCCGATTATTTTGTCGCCAGCGGCTATCTGGTCGAGTGTCTGGCCGACGGCATCAGCGCCTTGGCGCAGATACGCCAAGACGCGCCTGATCTGCTCTTGCTCGACCTGATGTTACCCGGGCTAGATGGTCTGGAACTGTGCAAACAGGTCAGGACATTTAGCCAGTTGCCCATCATCATGCTGACCGCTAAAGTCGATGAGATTGACCGTTTACTGGGACTGGAATCGGGCGCCGACGACTATGTCTGCAAACCCTTTAGCCCGCGTGAAGTGGTGGCGCGCGCCAAGGTCCATCTGCGCCGCCATAGCGCCGACGCCGGTAGGCAGAATACTCCGGCAGCAATGGCAGCAAACTCGCCCGCTACGCCGCGCTTTGTGGTTGACCATGCGCAGATGCGTATCCTGATCGACGCCACCGCCCTGCCGTTAACCCCAGTCGAGTTCCGTCTGCTGGGCGAGCTGATCAGCCATCCGGATCGCGTCTACTCACGCCAGCAACTACTCGATTTCGCACACGAAGATCAGCGCGACATCAATGACCGCACCATAGATTCGCACATCAAGAACATCCGCAAGAAAATCCTGAGTCGCTTGCCCGACAGTGATTACCTGCAATCGGTCTACGGCGTCGGCTACCGCTTCGAATTACCTTTTTGA